The genomic window GTAAAATTATTagagatgatgatgatgatgatagcCACACTGAACAGCAGTAGGAGCATGCAGAATCTTATTTCCCTAAATGTCCCACCTTGAGCCCAATGTTACAAAAATCCAACTCTCTGTTCCAAGGCTCTGCCCTCTGAACGACGATATGAGACTGTTAGAACCACCACTGTtacaaacagaagcagaaggaggagcagaaaaggaggTATTTTCAACTGTAGCAAAAGAGCTGACTAGATGTGATTATTTTATGGTTGGATTGTGTCATGcttccctgcttttcttcccttaatTTCTACATTTTACCTTGATGTAAAATTGCGCTATACTCTCACAAAAAAGATTATATGATACATGTTCTTCAGGTCAGACTTTTAATGCACACAGCCCAGCTAAAATGCTACATTTCTGAGGGGCGCACCAGGTTCCATAGctagtgaaaattaatttcattttctgctgcatGAACTCCTCTTGCACAAAAACATTAATCTATTTTTTGAGGCCAAGCATGCATTGCCTTTTTAAGGCAATGAGTGAAAAGTGTGATACCAACGTAAAATTCAGCTCCTCATTTGAATATTACTGTGTCGAAAGTAGATTACAAAGGCACTGTTCCCcccttcagaaaaagaaaaaagtcctgaCCTCAGTGAAAATGGAGGGGGAAGGGTTAAGACATTTTAGGTTGCTGTGAGCAGGTATTTCCCAGAGAAGTAATACTGCCTGGAAACAGATTACATCACTGCAATTACTGGGAATAGTCCTAGCATCAGAAACCATTAAAGTAATTATTTGTGGTAACACCTTAGTCAATTTGCCTTTATTCACGTTGAAAGAAGGATGCTCTAGTACAGAAACCTTGATATTTTTAACTAAATTAAGAGATTTATCCAGGTTGATACAAAAGGCAGCTCCCCGAGTTGCCTGTTCAAGTTGACATCCACAAAAGCAATGCATTTCCCCTATAGTGGGGAAAGTGCAGCTAAATTTCTTGATCCTATTAGATACATTGCATATACTGTAAAGAAACCTTGCCTCTCCATGTAGTagttgttttttccttactAAAGGAGATTCAAGGAAACAATATTCACTCCATTCAACTTCTGACAGCTCATCTCAGAGCTCACCTGAGCCCTCACAGCCATGGTACGAGAGAGGCGACTGCTGCCTGTTTTACCTGCTGTTGCTGCCCAGGCAACAGATTAAAGCCACTGCCTGAACTGCAGCAGCCCCATGATGCTACAGAAAACAGAGGACCAGGACGTGCTCATGGGGAGAGAGCGGCTGCCAGCTTTTACAaacccttcccctccttcctaGTCTCTCCCAGAAATGTGGGGTGCAGAGGACACCGAGGGCAAGGCAAGGTAACATGAGCTCTTTTTGCCCTGCGCTTACTCCTCAAAGAGAGGGAATATTGGGATATTGATTTCCTGTCTTTGTGgcaaaaaagtttttatttcacaagGAAAGCAACAGATGCCTCCCAGGTCTGACAAATAACCATAATGATATGTAGCCAGGTCAACCCAGGAAACATCCAGGTAGCCTGAAATCAAGATCAAAGCATAAAGGTATCTTGTTGCTTCCTCCATTTTGAGAGTATTTAGCCCTTTAGGTAGTCAAAGAAACATGATGTCTATTTGTCCTTTGAACACCAGCTGCTGAGGCCCTCTTCGGTTTAGCAGCAGCCAGAAGAATCTGCAGCAAATTATTAACCCCGCGGTATCTCCTGCATGAAGCAGTCAcacaggagggaggcagggaggcaTGCCTATAGCAGCTGCATACTCAAACTCCCCCATTAGCAATTTTCCAGAATGAGTTACTGTGGCATCATCCTCTGATGGGGAAGATGATGTAATGGTTGAACACACTAATGAATTTTTAACCTCAGATTTGCCGGTATTGGAAAAACTGTGCCTATGCAAGCAGCAAATTCCAACTACCAAAACCCTGTGTAAGGTTTGCACATAAAACTTATGTCCACTGTAGAATCAACTACAGCTCTCAATTTAGGACAGTCTAATCTCAGAAACTGATATTCAAGTACGTGAAGTTAGGTAAAATAACATCAAGGCTTAGAAAAAATATGGTCTTATCTTGCAAGTGAGTGATACTCTCCACAAAGCTTTAAATTTTCTCCtaatttaataatatattttactgGCATGATCTAaggataaaattatttttcaccacagctttggaaatctgtTTCAACTATAAGTCTGGATATTTTAATTAGGGAAGCATGtttagtttaagaaaaaaaattggatggGTTAGAAGAAAAACCCTTCTAATACTCCCTAGGGTCTACGGGTCCTTCAACCCAATTTGATGTGAATGAAACCATTATTGTTCTTTTGACTCCCGCTGAGCCATTATGTTAACGGTTTTCTAGAGATCTGAGTAGCATTTTACTACATGTTTTCGTTATTCCACTAGCCAGGATTTTAGCCCTTAGACATCAGAAGTTTCAAGGTTTAGAATAGTTTTTTTCAACGTTCTGAGAAAGCAATATCCTTTTAATTTTATAGATTCTTACACAAATTTTAGATTGGCATATGGTGGGTATTTGAAATCAACTGAAACTGCATgtccctctttttctctctttttaagcAGCAGTCAGTTTAACATATTAAAACCAGTGAAGACTCAATCAAGCAAATTAAACTGAATACACCCACTGACAGATATTTCCTGCCATAAAAATGCTTACACACTGGATGGGAGGGAAGAGTCACACCCTAATAAAATCTAAcagagaaaacaataaaaagggTTAAAAGGTAATAAAAGGATTATTATCAACTCTATAGACTAAGCCAAACCTTTAAGTGATAGTTTATTGCATTAAAATGGGAGCTTTGATGATCCAGCTGGTGTTTTAACTGCTTTAGAGCCaaaatactaaattttttttatacccCTGTGTGTGCAGCTATATAATAGATGCTTCTTGAAATAAAGTTGCTTTCATGTAAGTTGCAGAAAATAGCTATGCAATATCATTCCAAAAACAATTTGCCACTTTGGCTCTAAAAGGAAAGCAGGCCTCAAGTAATTAATACGTACAATACTTTCTTTGCAACTATACAAGCATAACACTGAAGTTAACGGGACAGTTTGATATCTAGTGCTCTTAGAGGCTTCTGTTCCTGTGATAACTCAATTAAACAAATTGAGCAGGCAAGTGTAACTTCCTTGAAATAACAAAACTGACAAGCTGTaagctctgtttttcttcagaagacacTTCAAGTAAGATTTTATAGAGACATTTCTGACACATGCATAGACTGCTCTAAAATGAGCACAGAACCTCTAGGCTAATCATGGCAACAAAACTGTTACAGATGAACAACAAAAACTATAAAAAGCAGTAATCAGGCTGATGACAACTCAGTTTAAATGCCAAAATTCCTTCAGAGCAAAACTTCTAACATGTCTCTAATGACCAAAAATAAACTCATTAAGTCCTGTTCTTGAAGTTTGTTTAAAATAGCATCTTTATATCCTGTGTAGGTCCCATAAAGCCCAGAAcctccacaaaaaaacccaccaagcAGCTGATACAAGCCTTCAATTTTCCAAAAATACCTAGTCTTCCAGAAGGCCTAATGCATTATCCGAATAATTTAAGTATGGCAAGAACCTTCCCTTGTAGGAACAGCAGCACTTTCAGTTAGGTATGACAAGTAAGTCTTAACATACCCCCTCACTATCCATTTTCTGCACTCCTGAATATGTCACGTTGGTTTCCTCACCTGATAGGGACAAGGGATGTGATATTCTCTGCAGCGTTCTTGAATCCACGTCGTCTCCCACACACCTCGATAAGCCTGCTCATAGAAATAGCAGCCAATTACAACCAACAGTGGCACGAGGTACAGAACACTGAACACGCCAATCCGGATCATGAACTTCACCAGTTTGTCCTGGTTCTCTTTTTCTAACGGGATTTCAATGCGAACCCGATTGAGAGAGATAATGCCAGCTAGCAGAAGGGAAACTCCAACAACAACATACAGGCAGAGAGGTGCAAGTACAAAGTATCTTAATGCATCCACATCATAGAGGCCAACAAAACATACGCCGCTAATATTGTCACCTTCAATTTTATTCATTGCTAAGAGGATGATGGTTAGAGTTCCCGGAATGCCCCAGGCACTGGCGTGGAAGAGCAATGCTTTCTTCTCGATTGCTTCACTGCCCCATTTTGGCACAGCTGCCAAGAACCACGTGATGGTAAGAATGACCCACCAAACACTGCCAGCCATGGTAAAGAAATAGAGCACCATGAAAAGCATGGTGCAAGCTTTGTTGTGAGAGCCCTGTGTCACTGTGGAAGCCTTGTACTGGGCAGGGCTAGATGCGTTACACGCTACTCGGTCTTCAAGCAAAAAGccaatgaagaaaattaatgacaCCATCATGTAACAGACAGCATAAAATATTATCGGTCTTTCTGGATAGCGAAATCTTGTGACATCGatcagaaaagttaaaaaagtaaacaaggTAGCAGAAAGGCAGACGATGGAGATGACGCCGATGAAGTAACGAGCAAAGGAGAGCTCTTCACGCCGGAAGTACATATTTGGGCAAGGAGGGGAACAGTCCCGTACGCTCAGGAAAGAGTAACCCAGATCGGGGTCTATTTTCAACTCCCGAGGACACCAAAAACCATAATCCCTCTGTACTGCCATTGGGGTCTCTTCTGTGGGCTCCCCAGCTAAATTGAGGTCAACAAGACGAGGATATGGTTCATCACAATCTGGGAAtctaaaaagtaagaaaagaattatttacaAGAAATATACACATACTTTGCAAAGACCAGTAACCTTATTTATATGTCTGACTTTAGACACACTAACTGgagcaaaaccaaagacaaTCCAAATAATGGCTAATCCATGAAACACTACACTATGTTTAAACAAACTCGAGAACTCACTGTCCCAGAATGCAGTGGATGTTGAAACTATAAAATATGTTCAAAAATAAACCAGAGAACTAAATGGACAAGGGGCCCACTGGGGCTTTAAGCATAACGGTGAGGATACAAAATCCATCTCAGGAAGTCTAGAAATTTAGGCTTACTGTAAACTGAAACTATGTGCCCAAGGAAGCATGATTTTGtagaacattttaaaacctttccCTAAGCAACTGTACTAGCTGCTATCAGACAGGACAGTGAGCTAGTTAGACCAAAAATCCAACCTAGCACTGCTACTACCATTAATAAATTGAAATTATGatgaagatatttttgtaattaagtAAAGCTCTGACTGGAGGCTAAGGGCTGCTGGAGATGCAGTCTGAAGTTTTGAAGGAGAGAGTGGAGGGATTCCACGCATACCTGTCCGCTTCTTCCCTCTGCTAGATGTCACCGCCTCAGCAAGCGCAGCATAAGCTAAGTATGCCTGTTCCTTTGCCACCATTGATGTTCTGGCACAATGGCACTAACACAGCACCAGCAAAGTTTTAGTAGTTTTAGCTCTGTTTTTGAAAGTTCTCTGCCTGGGCCTTACTGAGGTGATAGGAGGACCTAAAGGGCTCAGGCACCTATTCAGAGTATGGTGTTAGAGCCATCTTTGATCCAGATTATCAGGACCTAGAAGCATCCTCCGACTTATTCTTTTGCTAAAGGAAGCCttaattgtttttcattctCTCCAATGCAACTGTAAGAGGGactatttcttcctgtttgtgCTCCTGTATTTTATTAGCTGTTGGAGTCACTTATAAGTAAATAAAGCATATATTGTTTTCAATTTCATGTATATTCTGTTTCAAATACATTGGGACATCATCGAACACTTTTCTATAAAGTTATTTGTGTAATATAAAGCTGAAAACATCCGTTTGCACACAAACTCAACAAGAGGtagctgctctgaaaacagagctTTGAGATTTTATACGCTCATCAAAACCAGCCAGCTCTCCCTTCGGAAAAAGGGACTATTAATCTCTAGCGTACGTCGTTTTGCCTAACTCTCAGAGAAATTATTAGCAGTATCACCTGTTAAACTTGGCTATAGCAGGCAAAACCAGGTCAGCATAAATgacaaagaagcagaaaaagacagCTATATTCATTCATTTAAGAATATGCACATGCATTTTACAGTAATTGCCCACAGAAATTTTCAACTTCTCTCTTGGGCAGATGATAGAAATACGAGCTCAGTTTCCATCCCAGGAAACAGGCTGTTACACaaatggaagggaaaataaGGGCACTTGGAATggaacacatttaaaatacctGTTTCAGATCATAAAACATCCTAGATCATACTAAAATTTTATCCTGGGATTCTGAAAAAAGCAGATTTGCTCACCGGGTACACTCCATATCCTCAGGCCAAGAGACCCCAAACATCTCCATGAGTTTGGAGCACTCACTGTATGCTCTTTGACAAAGTCTGCGACAAGGGAGAGTGACGCGGCCATACTCCATGCACACAGGAGCATAGAGGGCACACAGAAACGGTCGAAAATCTCTGGAGCATTCCAAATTCACCATCGGATGAAAcggctggaaaagaaaaaggagaattcAATAGCTACAAACACTTCAGCAGTAAGATGTAACTTGTCTTGTGAGGTGTTAATGCTTTCACTACCATAACCACGACCATCTTTTTCTGAACTTTGTCTGTTGGAAGAAATGATCATCATAATACAGCACTTACGTATTTTAGGAAGACAAGCAATCAAGAAGCTTGGGGAGAATGACAAAGATTCACAAGGGACATTTATGTACTCAATTTGCATTAAAATCAATGGGAATTAGACAGCTAAACACCTTTGAGGATTCAGGCTTAGCTTTACACTTTCCAATAACAGTCATATAAACTTGATTCCTTTTAGTACTTGTGTAACTGACAGACACACCATGAATTGCTAGCTGCTTATTTAGTAGGGTAGTATGAAAATCTTGCATTCAGTTGATGAGATTACAATCCGAGGAATGTTAGATAATGCAAGATTCCTTGACAGTATAGAAATATAGCATACTGTGatctttcaaatattattttcagatCACAACATAATAGTTATAAACAATCTTTCtatttcttgaatttcttcagCAGGGCAGTGTTCTTCATATCTTTCtacaaaatgcaaacacaggACATTTTCCGTTGCGTTCTTCACATGGCATCTTGTCCAACTGAAAAGAACCCATCTGTTAAAATCTCAGTTCTATCATCAGAGTCTATCTGTGGACAGAAAACAGACCCAACATGCATGCTATCATTGTTATATAAATTCCCATACAGCCATAGAACTTTCTAGCTTCCAGAACAAGGCTGCAATCACAGAGAAGTCACATTAAGTACGTCATTTCTTGACTAACCATCAGAAAGCACTGTGAAatcaaagcctgaaaaaaatcagtcaggAAAAATAACTGGTGTCTTGTGCTACTGTGTTGCCTTATAACAGGTTTAAGTAACGGCGATAGCAACACTCCTTGGAAGCACTGAGAGAAAAGCTATCAGAGTTAGCCAATATACAGCTGTTCTCAAGTActtctgaagatgaaaaagaagaaaaaaaagtaggacAGGGATTTATGTCTTAATAAAAACTGGTGCACACTGATAATCCATGTTATCTTCTTACTATCCAGCGTGGGTTCATTTTGCTCTTGCTTGTTATGGCTTGTCTTTAAAACTCTCCAGGAGTCAATCAATATCTTATTCTGAGTTTGTGTGGCACCCACCACTATACAAAGCCTCACCATATCTTCGGATATTAATATAAGATCAATGATACTCTCTTAGGACTGGAACTACAGACTATCAAAATAGATTAGGACTTACAACTCTAGAGTAACACAAAACAGCATGTGAATGTTGAATTACTCTACTACCTCCTGactgaagaaacagcagtgaCATCCTAGTAAGCCACTTCATTTTCTTGACTTATATTTCAAGTCATAGCTTGAAGGGAAAAGGTGACAGTTGCTTGATCAATGGCAATGCTAACATGAGCTCTATTCTAGATAGATTTTGATAAAAGTCTATTATCTTGATACCAgagtttcctcttctccacagcCTAGCAGGATTATAGAGCATGAAGTCTAATCTTCAGAATTTGTGGTGCAATAGCAGAAGCACAAATGAACCTGCTATATATAGGTATAAAGCCTAAATCTTATTATAACTGAAGCTGAAGAGTAGGCTGTAGAAGATTACATTTTCAAACAGCAATTTCCTGAGAAGTATTTTAAACcaattcaacattttctttttccaaactaTAGAACAGAACAGgcccaacaacaaaaaataggTCATCTTCTCTGGTGATATAAATGACAATTACTAGAAAtgatgaggaaaaaagtttcacaTTTCAGTTCTTCCTTATCGCCTCCATACTCCTCCAATTCTTCCGAAATGCCTCCTTCACTCTGCAAAAGGTTAATTTTTGGAATACAAGACACAACCATGCTgtgattttactgtttttttttttagacataATTGTTATTTACCAAGCTGATTAAATTCTTTTCAGTGccatgcatttctgaaaatgttgtcACATGACAACAGAGCCATGCAATTTGGCAATAGCTTGAATGAAGAGCAGTGTAAGCCTTCAGAACTATTGAcaaggaaaaaggaagcaaCACTTGGGAAGTATTTATATTTACAAGCTCATTGTTACTCAAGGAACACTTTCTATTTGGCTGGACACTTACTTCAGATGCAtatatgctttcatttttagttACTGCCTATAACACAGTTAAAGCTATTGTTTGACAACAAGGATCCAAGAAATTGATTCTAGGTAATTATAACACCTGACACGACTGGAAAAGCTTAAGATAATAGTCTTCCTTTATTtgatggaaagggaaaataaaaggacaACTCCACTTTTATTTTGGGAAGTGTTtaactttccttcttttcaaaaacccttgaaaataagaaaatgaagttaTATCTTTATGAAACAGAGCTACTGCTTAATGCCTGCCCCCCAAAGTCTTTCCTCCTGCTACTGCAGTTTTGCATGTACCCATACCTAAATTTCAAGTTCTCCTGACAAATGCTCTACTACTCTCCTCTGGTATGCCTTCCGTTAAGAAAAGATGTTTcagaaatttctcttttcctgctaCTTCACCTTCATTAAAAGATCTGCTTGGGTTTGGTTGATTTGCAGAAAGCTGTAACATTTTAGGAAGATCCCAGACTATCTCAAGGTGTGCACGAAAGAAAATTCTGCAAACAGCACTCCAGATTATGGCTATTGCAGAGCCAAGGAAAAGTAGTAAAGCAAGTTCAAGGGAACAGAAAGGTACCAGTATTTCCTTGTGTCCTGTTGATCCTACTAGGGGCAGGTGGCTTTCAGCCAACTCCAAAGGACACTGGGCAATGGTGTCCGAGGGAATATTGGAACTGAGGCAGGAAACATCCAAAAATGGGGATGCAGATGGTGCTTTTTGGCAACGGCTCCAGGCCCTGAAAGAGCACTCTCAGTGTTAGCAGTGCGTTCCCTGGCTGTCCCCTTCAGCAGCCCGAGGGCTAAGTTAGAGGGTGCTCAAATACATGGGATGCGAGACAGCTGCCTAAATACCGGCTTCTCCTGCTATCAAAGAtgccatttattttccatacaGGCCTGGACGATCAGGCACAAGATCTGTCCTCTCTTGGGCCTGGCAGATATGATGCAGGGTCTAAGCGGAGACCCACTGCCTTCTGGCATGGCAGC from Gavia stellata isolate bGavSte3 chromosome 2, bGavSte3.hap2, whole genome shotgun sequence includes these protein-coding regions:
- the FZD3 gene encoding frizzled-3 isoform X2, whose translation is MAISWMFCYFWLLDVLVGQTRGHSLFSCEPIILRMCQDLPYNTTFMPNLLNHYDQQTAALAMEPFHPMVNLECSRDFRPFLCALYAPVCMEYGRVTLPCRRLCQRAYSECSKLMEMFGVSWPEDMECTRFPDCDEPYPRLVDLNLAGEPTEETPMAVQRDYGFWCPRELKIDPDLGYSFLSVRDCSPPCPNMYFRREELSFARYFIGVISIVCLSATLFTFLTFLIDVTRFRYPERPIIFYAVCYMMVSLIFFIGFLLEDRVACNASSPAQYKASTVTQGSHNKACTMLFMVLYFFTMAGSVWWVILTITWFLAAVPKWGSEAIEKKALLFHASAWGIPGTLTIILLAMNKIEGDNISGVCFVGLYDVDALRYFVLAPLCLYVVVGVSLLLAGIISLNRVRIEIPLEKENQDKLVKFMIRIGVFSVLYLVPLLVVIGCYFYEQAYRGVWETTWIQERCREYHIPCPYQVTQMSRPDLILFLMKYLMALVVGIPSVFWVGSKKTCFEWASFFHGRRKKEVVNESRQVLQEPDFAQSLLRDPNTPIIRKSRGTSTQGTSTHASSTQLAMLDDQRSKAGSVHSKVSSYHGSLHRSRDGRYTPCSYRGVEERLPHGSMSRLTDHSRHSSSHRLNEQSRHSSIRDLSSNPMTHITHGTSMNRVIEEDGTSA
- the FZD3 gene encoding frizzled-3 isoform X1, with product MAISWMFCYFWLLDVLVGQTRGHSLFSCEPIILRMCQDLPYNTTFMPNLLNHYDQQTAALAMEEVLENNLSMLKNYIIQPHLKLGSAPFHPMVNLECSRDFRPFLCALYAPVCMEYGRVTLPCRRLCQRAYSECSKLMEMFGVSWPEDMECTRFPDCDEPYPRLVDLNLAGEPTEETPMAVQRDYGFWCPRELKIDPDLGYSFLSVRDCSPPCPNMYFRREELSFARYFIGVISIVCLSATLFTFLTFLIDVTRFRYPERPIIFYAVCYMMVSLIFFIGFLLEDRVACNASSPAQYKASTVTQGSHNKACTMLFMVLYFFTMAGSVWWVILTITWFLAAVPKWGSEAIEKKALLFHASAWGIPGTLTIILLAMNKIEGDNISGVCFVGLYDVDALRYFVLAPLCLYVVVGVSLLLAGIISLNRVRIEIPLEKENQDKLVKFMIRIGVFSVLYLVPLLVVIGCYFYEQAYRGVWETTWIQERCREYHIPCPYQVTQMSRPDLILFLMKYLMALVVGIPSVFWVGSKKTCFEWASFFHGRRKKEVVNESRQVLQEPDFAQSLLRDPNTPIIRKSRGTSTQGTSTHASSTQLAMLDDQRSKAGSVHSKVSSYHGSLHRSRDGRYTPCSYRGVEERLPHGSMSRLTDHSRHSSSHRLNEQSRHSSIRDLSSNPMTHITHGTSMNRVIEEDGTSA